Proteins from a genomic interval of Niabella soli DSM 19437:
- the leuC gene encoding 3-isopropylmalate dehydratase large subunit: protein MSNATTLFDKVWDAHQVRHIEDGPDVLFIDRHFIHEVTSPVAFLGLEKRNLPVLYPQRTFATADHNTPTLNQDQPVKDPLSANQLAALSSNATKWGISLWALGSPKNGIVHVVGPENGITQPGMTIVCGDSHTSTHGAFGCIAFGIGTSEVEMVLSSQCIMQPKPKKMRITINGKLGRGVLPKDVALYMISQITASGATGYFVEYAGEVFENMSMEGRMTVCNMSIEMGARGGMIAPDQTTFDYVNGKDKAPKGEAWDKALAYWKTLKTDAGAAFDKELHFDAADIEPQITYGTNPGLGTGITHSIPKATEVKDGEASYKKSLAYMNFEEGQPLIGKQIDYVFLGSCTNGRIEDFRAFASIVKGKKKAENITAWLVPGSHIVEAQIKEEGILDILNEAGFELRQPGCSACLAMNEDKIPAGKYAVSTSNRNFEGRQGPGARTLLASPYVAAAVAVTGVVTDPRELMAEVNS from the coding sequence ATGAGCAACGCTACTACTTTGTTTGATAAGGTTTGGGACGCACACCAGGTACGCCATATTGAGGATGGCCCGGATGTATTGTTTATCGATCGTCATTTTATCCACGAGGTAACCAGCCCTGTGGCCTTCCTGGGACTGGAAAAAAGAAACCTTCCTGTGTTATATCCGCAACGCACATTTGCGACGGCAGATCATAATACGCCCACTCTTAACCAGGACCAACCGGTTAAAGATCCCTTATCAGCAAACCAGTTAGCAGCACTTTCCAGTAATGCCACCAAATGGGGTATCTCGCTTTGGGCGCTGGGAAGTCCTAAAAACGGTATCGTGCACGTGGTAGGACCGGAAAATGGCATCACCCAGCCCGGCATGACCATCGTTTGCGGCGACTCCCATACTTCAACACATGGTGCTTTTGGTTGTATCGCTTTTGGTATTGGTACGTCAGAGGTAGAAATGGTGCTGTCTTCTCAATGCATCATGCAGCCCAAGCCCAAAAAAATGCGCATCACCATCAACGGTAAACTGGGCAGGGGCGTATTACCAAAAGATGTGGCCTTGTATATGATCTCCCAGATCACCGCAAGCGGCGCTACCGGGTATTTTGTAGAATATGCAGGGGAGGTTTTTGAAAACATGAGCATGGAAGGGCGTATGACCGTTTGTAATATGTCCATCGAAATGGGCGCGCGTGGTGGTATGATCGCTCCGGATCAAACCACTTTTGATTATGTGAACGGGAAAGATAAAGCGCCCAAAGGTGAAGCCTGGGATAAAGCTTTGGCTTACTGGAAAACGCTGAAAACCGATGCTGGTGCTGCGTTTGACAAAGAACTGCATTTTGATGCGGCCGATATTGAACCGCAGATCACCTACGGCACCAACCCGGGGTTGGGTACAGGCATCACCCATTCTATACCCAAAGCAACAGAAGTAAAAGACGGCGAAGCCTCTTATAAAAAATCGCTGGCTTATATGAATTTTGAAGAAGGCCAGCCCCTGATCGGTAAACAAATCGACTATGTATTCCTGGGTAGCTGTACCAATGGCCGCATCGAAGATTTCCGTGCCTTTGCCTCCATTGTAAAAGGAAAAAAGAAAGCCGAAAATATCACCGCCTGGCTGGTGCCCGGCTCGCATATTGTTGAAGCGCAGATTAAGGAAGAAGGCATCCTGGATATTTTAAATGAAGCGGGGTTTGAATTACGTCAGCCCGGATGTTCCGCCTGCCTGGCGATGAACGAGGACAAGATCCCTGCCGGCAAATACGCGGTAAGCACCAGCAACCGCAACTTCGAAGGTCGTCAGGGCCCCGGTGCCCGCACGTTGCTGGCCAGTCCTTATGTGGCGGCAGCAGTAGCAGTAACGGGTGTGGTAACCGATCCACGGGAGTTGATGGCAGAAGTGAATAGTTAA
- a CDS encoding GNAT family N-acetyltransferase yields the protein MTGIRKLQNGEAGLLHQLALDIWPKAFAAILSPEQIDYMLQMMYAVDVLEKEMERGVAFYILNVDSVDVGYTAIERKDETAYKLHKIYLSQKLHGRGLGKFQLRSMEEIVKNYGATYLYLNVNRHNKAVDFYKSQGYEIVKEEDNNIGNGYFMNDYVMRKQLQVE from the coding sequence ATGACCGGGATCCGAAAATTGCAAAACGGGGAAGCAGGGCTGCTGCATCAGCTTGCGCTGGACATCTGGCCCAAAGCCTTTGCCGCCATTCTTTCGCCGGAGCAAATAGATTATATGCTGCAAATGATGTACGCAGTCGACGTTTTAGAAAAAGAAATGGAGCGGGGTGTTGCCTTTTATATACTGAATGTTGATAGTGTTGATGTAGGTTACACGGCCATTGAGCGCAAAGACGAAACCGCTTATAAATTGCACAAGATCTATCTTTCACAAAAATTACATGGCAGGGGCCTGGGAAAATTCCAGTTACGATCAATGGAAGAAATTGTAAAGAACTATGGTGCCACTTATCTTTATCTGAATGTAAACCGCCATAATAAAGCGGTTGATTTTTACAAAAGCCAGGGATACGAGATCGTAAAAGAAGAAGACAATAACATCGGGAATGGTTATTTTATGAACGATTATGTGATGCGGAAGCAACTCCAGGTTGAATAA
- the leuD gene encoding 3-isopropylmalate dehydratase small subunit: MAYDKFTVLTSTAVPLPIENVDTDQIIPARFLKATERKGFGDNLFRDWRYNSDDTPKKDFVLNNPIYSGKILVGGKNFGSGSSREHAAWAIYDYGFRCVVSSFFADIFKGNSLNIGLLPVTVSEAFVDKIFKAIEADPKAEIEVNLPEQTITILATGEKESFDINGYKKHNMLNGFDDIDYLQSAKEDIKAFAAKSLY; encoded by the coding sequence ATGGCTTACGATAAATTTACAGTACTCACTTCCACAGCAGTTCCTTTGCCCATTGAGAATGTGGATACGGATCAGATCATTCCTGCGCGCTTTCTGAAAGCAACAGAGCGCAAGGGTTTTGGCGATAACCTGTTCCGCGACTGGCGGTATAACAGTGATGATACTCCAAAAAAAGATTTTGTGTTAAACAACCCCATTTACTCCGGGAAGATCCTGGTAGGTGGTAAAAATTTTGGCAGCGGCAGCAGCCGCGAACATGCAGCCTGGGCAATTTATGACTACGGTTTTCGCTGTGTTGTCTCCAGCTTTTTCGCTGATATCTTTAAAGGAAATTCATTAAACATTGGCCTGTTGCCCGTAACCGTTAGCGAAGCATTCGTGGACAAAATATTTAAGGCCATCGAAGCAGATCCCAAAGCTGAAATCGAGGTAAACCTTCCGGAGCAGACTATCACCATTTTAGCCACCGGCGAAAAAGAAAGTTTTGATATCAATGGCTATAAAAAGCATAATATGCTGAATGGCTTTGATGATATCGACTATTTGCAGTCAGCAAAAGAAGACATCAAAGCCTTTGCAGCAAAAAGTTTATACTAG